In Brachypodium distachyon strain Bd21 chromosome 5, Brachypodium_distachyon_v3.0, whole genome shotgun sequence, the genomic window GTTCCTGTACAAGGTGCCTATTTAAACCCTTTCTTTGGTCAATGATATGGTTTATTGTTAGTGAAACATCGTTTGATGTTCTCTTTCCTGCGATGAGCAGATTTCCCCACAGAAAGTTAAAGATGTTGTCAAGTACATGCATTTCCGAGCATCAAAAGGAGATTGTGTGTTTAAAGGTGACTACACACTATCAGGGGATGGCCAGGTGAAAAAAGATTAAGACTATTAATTCTTGGTACTATGCATCTTGCTAATTTTAGTTTATCTTTCCTGGATGCAGATAGAAATGGCACTCCTATATCCAGGGCATCGCTACACACTTGTTAGGATGCGCCTTAGGTATTTTGACTTAAAACTTCTGTATAGGTGTTGATAATGATCGACTGTTCCTTATCTTCAATTTTTGCATGAACATCCCGCAGGGTTAGAGGCACTACAATTGGCGCAAATAATAGGCTAGATGTCTTAAAGATCTTAACCACGGGGGTGAATGGAACTGAACTGAGAAACTGGAAAGGCAACATACTTGAACTTGTTGAGGGCTGGGGGGAGGATGAGACGCATGACCCAGACGTGCCTGCTGTTTCCCACAGCAGGGGTTTGACTCCCTTTGTGTTTGTTCCATTTGAGGAGGTATGTCATGCTGCTGCCAAGTGTGTGCTCTGTGCTGCACTATTCCATGGTGACAAAAACTTCGTTTCAGGGGCCAGCCGGACCTTGTGAACTAATTTCTTGCATTTCCAGGCTGATACTTCAGTGCTAAACTTACCAGTGGAGAAGATGGATTACTTCGTCCCTGGGTGAGCACCTCATGAAGACAGAGCACTATGATAGAGAATGGGGATGATCGATAATCTCATTCCAGGCTGGGTTGATGTTAGAACAAAATGTACATACTAGTActtgttttatttccttttctgGGTTGCAGGTATGTTGTTGCATCTTTATATGCTATGTATGTTGTTACTTTCTAGCGGGCCAGAAAATAACCACCATGTTTAGGGTGGAGGCATGCCCCCAGCCCCGCAACAAAGTTATGTGTAATTGGCTGGGAGGTATGTTGGCCTGGGAGGTATTCCAGGCTAGATATCATGAAGCCTGGACAAAGCTATGCATAATTGCCGGTATCAATCGTTGTCTATTTGAATAATTTTGTGCCTGGCTATTAATATCATGGCATGGGAATCACAGCAAATACTATGGTTCTATATGATCTCTGAACATGTATAATTGATTGCTGAATAATCACAGCATAACACATGGATATGCTGGCTCTCGTAATCTTTTGCTCGCAGTATCAAGAAAGTTAGACGTACGGCAAAGCAGTTTCTGATCTACTGACGTTTGGACACATCAAAAGTTCCAACCACATCAAATGTTGTTTAAACCTCTAGCATCGGCCATATAATTCAGTTACATAAAAACTGCTGATGAGTCCTGAGGATATCAACTCCCGCGACGAAGAGCTTACAACAAGAGGCATGGTGTTGACGCCAGTGTGGTGCCATTCAGCTGCTTATTCAGAGAAATATATGCATAACAGTTGAGCACAGGCAGAGCCTTTTAGTGAATGTGCTACATGCTACTGCTGGTGTTGCTGGGTTTGGGTTCGTCGTCCTTGCAGAGGAGCTCGTTCCACGCCGGATTGCGAGGGAGGTACGTGTCCTACAAGTTCAGAAAACAGGCGTCAAGATTCAGGAATTCCAACGACTGAAGACAGTATGCAAAAGGAGAAACGCATCGAGACTATTTGAGAAACAGTGTCAattttcgaaaagaagaaTCACGTAACAATAGCCAAACTAGCTAGAGTTGTGGTTGAGACGTTTGACCTGTAAAAGATCCAAGCTTTTAAATCATCGAGTTCCGTGTCCACGCAGCTCAAGAACAGTTATCAATTACTCCCAGGATTTCAATTTCCCCTAATCGCTATAGCTACTACTGATAAATCAATTAGAACTCCATATTCCCTTTTTGCAGCAGATGAGTTAGCGCCGCCCAATTACTCGAAAACTCGAGGAGCGAGAACTGATTTGGACTCGGGGAGGCGAGGAGTGTTCAGGGTTAGGGAAGAGGATAGGTTAATTACGGAGATGTAGGAGCAGGTGGGGATGACGCGCAAGCCGTGGCGCCGCGCGTGGGCGAAGGCGGCGTCGCAGAGGCGCGAGGCGAGGCCCCGCCCGCGCTTGCTCCCCGGCACGTACGTGTGCACCATGAccatcgccgccgacgccggggTCGCGCCGCCGGAGGATGCTCGCGGCAGGGCGACGAGGCGGTACTGGAGGAAAGCCCTGCCGTCGGGCGTCTCGAacctccgcgcctcctccctccacaCGATGCTGTCCTCCGCCGCTTcccgctcgccggcgccgccctcctTCGCCATCGCGGTAGGCTgctgtgtttttctttctttcgtgTCCTTTTTTGGGATTCCAAAGCAGTACTAGCTTTATGGGGGCGTCATGCTTTGGTAAGGAAAAAAGGGGGCCAATGAGAAGCAAAGTATACCCGCCATACAGCCAGTATATGCAGACAACAAGCAAGGAATCAATCGTGCCTTCTTTACTTAGAGAAAGGGGATTTGTTCAGAAGCCAAACTGCCAAGGCTTATGTGCTGCAGCGTCAGAGGACGACAAACCATATTACTCCTGCATATCTTGCACCCCCTGCTCTGAGTGATTTGGGACTCATACTAGCAGTAGCAGGAGCAGATCGATCGCAGTACTTCAAATTGTTGACATCAAGTTTCATTTCTCAAAAGCTACTCGTGTTAAGGTACGTACGATCTAGTAAAAGGTACTAGTTGCATTCGCTACTGCTTGCTTCCTTTCTTGGTGCCATCAGCATTGTTATGCCGAAAATTGCATGGAGCACTACTTTTAGATGATGGTGAAACAGAAACCTAACATGTTATTGTTTCTGTTCCGTATGTAGGTTGTGGCGACAAATCTTCAAATGACGGGTTAGGATTAATTGATGAACTCGCTGCTGCTTTTCTTTCCTGGTCTTCCACAGAGGACTTCGTCATGGATATTCCTACAGAGGTTTactaattaatttttttggaagagTTCACTAAATGACTAACGTGTATTTTGCGATAACAAATTAGCAGATGGCATTCTTTTATCTAATTTATTTCTTGAGACTTTTACGGCTGTGTATGATATTTCATCACATCAACCCTGAATGATGATGCATGTTGTATATATAAATAGTTCTATCTCGATTAGGTCTTGGAGAATGGTTTCTGTAATAATACTGCAACACCTGCACCTCACGAAACCTATCCACCGGCAGGCGGGTCCTAGCACCCAGCAGCCTCGGTGGTGACTTACTGGTCTACCTcccgctaaaaaaaaaaaacttacaggTTTACCAAGTCCGTAAGTATAGACAatttagaaacaaaaaaatagcGGGCCAGACCCGTAGGCCCAGCCAACTCATCTAGAATGCCGacgctcgccgacgccgcaCTCCTTCTCAGGCCACGGTTGCCGCTCGCCGGCGTCGACGCAGACCCTGAGCAGGCGGACAAGTGTCGTGGCATTGCCGTTCCTCGCGGTGTCGTGCTTGATGGCGACCTCGTAGCCGTCAGCAAGTGATGCGCCACCGAGGGTGAAGTCGGCTTGGCATTGATGCGCCAGACGCCGTGGGAGCTGCTTCTGTCGTGAATCGGAAGAGATCGAGGAGAAGATCAAGAGGAATCTAAGAGTGAGAGGGGGGGACTGGGGGAGGGGGTGGGGGGCATTTAGGACTGTTGTAATTATGTGGCTAGTTCACTTATGCTCCTGTTATTTGTTCATGTATATGTATTCAGAACATATGTTGGTACGAGCTAGATtaaagctgctgctgctagcaaACACTGTCTAACTCAATTACAACTTTTTTAATTCAGGGAATTTGCTTTACCGATGTTGGTGGTGCCGCAGAGTGGATAATTTGGTATCTTCAGTACATCGACAACAGGGTCATATATTTTGATGGTTGGAGTGGATTCGGGGCATCGGCTGTTCTTAGATCCATAGCAGATGTGCTTCCATCTTGCAGACCATCTTGGTCAGTATGCTTTGACAGGATAATTCACATAGACTGCTCGGTGTGGAAAAATAGAAGGGAAATGCAGAGGGTAATTGCAGAAGAGCTCAAACTTGACCGCTCGGTGATGGCCATTCTAGATGAGGCAGATGAAAACGATGATTTTTGGGGAATACCGGAAAGCTCAAGGAACGAGATGTTAGGTGTTTCAAGAGAAATTTATAGAACTCTGAAGGACAATAGGTTTGTGGCGATTTTTCATAACGGAAGTGACAGCGAGGTTGATTTATATAGTTGTGGTGTTCCTCCATTTGGCAAGTTTGGTGACAACTTTTTGATATGGACATTCGGAAGGAGGTTTTTAACCATAAAAGACCATGaccatggaaaacaaaaactagTAGAAAAATTGAGGCTCACCCATTTTTTGCTTTACGACAGAATACGATATTTAACTGGTGATCAGTATTATGCAGTCCTATGTAAAGAGCCTGTCGCAATAGCTGCAGGCATGGACCCGACAATGGTCGCAGATTGTCATATGTATGAACTATTCATGCATTGTAGCTTTGACACCACCACTAAATCTGATTGGGCTGGACATTTTCCAAACTATTTGATATGTGACGGGATACTGCAAGAGGACACAGCAAGGGAGATAAGCAAGGTGTTACATAGAGAGATAACTTGGGAGTCTGATGCTTCTTTGCTTGAGGATGTGCTTATAAAGTTCAAGAAACATTTAAAGATTCCATTGCTGGTACTTAAAGAGAATGATGCATATGAAGAAGGGCCATACCGTTGGATTTCAATCACATCAACAGATATAACAGTACATGGTATGCAACATATACCTGCAGAGGCATCATCTTTCTTATTGGCAAGTAAAAGATCTGCACCCCCACTAGCATTACCAAATGGTTTGTTTGCCCGTTCCAGCAAGCTTGGTGTGCTAATTCTCCGTTGTTGTTCATTCGATTTTGCATCACCTCCTTTTGTAGAATGCAATAGCCTAAGGTTCCTTGGAGTGGATCGTTGTATCAATGACCAAACATATGAAAGAGAGGATCATACTGAATGGCCATGCCTGAATACCTTGTGGGTGCTGGACCTACGTTTCACTGCTTGGAATGAAATCCTATCTGAAGAAAAGATTGATCTCATGGCCAACACAAGAGAGCTAAACATAGAGGGAGACATGTGTTGGCAATACACAACTCGCTTACAAGACCGGCTACCTAACCTTCAGAAACTCCGGATAATCAAGCCTACACAAAGACCAGAGgcaacaacaaacacatgcaacTCCTTCGTACACAAGACAAAGCTAGAGATACTTGACTTGTCTGGCAATAGTGAGATGGAAACTCTACCAAATAGCCTATCTAAGGCAAGCAGCCTTCAGGTTCTTGTCCTTGACGGTTGCATTGGACTCGAAGATGTTGTTCTGCCTGATGGGCTTCCACACTTGCTAAGGTCATTCAGCTTTGACGGCTATGGGCCATCATCCCAATGGACACCAGCCCTTGAGCTACCTCCAAAACATTTTCGTCCATCTACTACAGCAGATAAGAAGGAGATCAATGTCTCCAAGATCTCCCTAGAAGGCTGCACACACTTGGAGAACTTCTTCATTCGTGGATTAGCCAATCTTCTTGAACTGGACCTTTCTGGAAGTGCAATCAAGACACTTGATTTTGAAACTATGGTGCTGGAAGTGCCGAGGCTAAAGCGACTATTTCTGCTAGGGTGTGAGCACCTTCGTGCAATACGATGGGGGGAGAGTGATATCAGCCTGGAGTTGTTGTGCGTAGATACGAGAGCTCAAGTTGGGTGTCCACGACCGTCCCTCAATCAGAATACATCCTCCAGGTTGCAAGTGTATGCTGTTCTTTCAGATGCGAGACTTGTTCGGTCTTTGAGGCATCCAGTAGATAAGTATATAAGCAGTGGTGGCGACAATAAAGATGTTTACCTTGATATCCATGTCACTTCCTCATCTGTGCACAGTGAGTCTGTTCAATTCGAAGCAATCtgcaaggagaagaagattgTCATGTACAGTGGTCAAGTGCAGCGCCCTGTTGTTCCAGTAGGCATGTACGAAGATATCCTTAGTATGGTTTGTGTTGCCCCGATGCAGGCTTTCCCAGAGCCTCCGGATACCACCAACTTGGATGGACATATCGAGATTGCTGAAGAGAGCCGTGGCTTGGATGAACATAATTTTTCTGAAATATTGCAACAGCACGCAAGATCACTGCATGTGCACGATGTCTTCATTGGTGCGGGTTTTGGTGGTCCGGGAGACTGGAACTTGCTCAAACAATGCCGCATGGAGAGGTGCCCCAAATTGGATGTGGTCTTCCCGTATTGGTCATACAAATTTGATGAGCTAGAGATCTTCTGGGTGTTGGATCTCCTGATGGTCCGCTGGATTTGCAATAAAATATATTACCACTACGATGTGGATCGTCCGTTCAGAAATCTGCGCCACCTGCACTTGGGCTCCTGCCCAAGGCTCCAATACGTGCTCCCGGTGTGgttctcctccttccccagCTTGGAGACCCTCCACATCATCCACTGCGGTGACCTCAAGGATGTCTTCGTGCTGAACTACAATTATCCGGCCAACGGTGTACCATTCCCGAAGCTGACCACCATCCACCTGCACGATCTCCCGGCACTGAAGCAGATATGCGAAGTCGACATGGTGGCACCCGCGCTGGAAACCATCAAGATCCGAGGATGCTGGAgcctgcgccggctgccgGTCGTGGAGGCCCGTGGGCCAGGCGTGAAGAAACCAACCGTGGAGATCGAGAAGGACGTGTGGGACAAGCTGGAATGGGACGGCGCGGAGGCCAGCCACTACGAGGCGCCGGTACATTGTCGCTACTACAAGAAGAAATTGCCCAGGGGCTCCGTCCTCAGGTATACTCTCTGCATAGTTATTAATCCATGTTTTTTTATCAGTTGTTATACTAACTGCATAATCAGAAACAACTTAGTTCCTAACCTCTTGTTTCTCTGTATCTCACATTGCCTAGGTGAATCCTGCATCGCACTCCACTGCTGCATTCCTTTCATGTCGAATTGATGAGGGTCATGGATGgatgctcctgctcctgctgctgtatgattgtgtttggtttgctatTGTGTGCTTTGAACAACGAAGGACAAATTCAGGTGTGCTGGGCATCGATCGGTCGATCGCCTGTTGTGTCAGGTGTGAGCTTATGGTGGCTCTCACCTCTGTGGCTTTCAAATAAGAAGCGGCGTTGTTCGTGCCTGGGTGCACAGACCTGGCCGATATGTGTGGGTTGCGATTGAGAGTGTTTGCTGCCTGTGTGCCTGAATGCAGTCTCCTGGTGGCTGTACGTATGGGTGCTTGGTTGTTTGCTAGCTGTGTTTGGAACAAAATAACCAAAGCAAGCAGCCGTGTGTGCCTGCGTGTATTTACATGTGAGTGTGTGCTATGTATCTGAACTGAGCAACAGCTGGTTGCATGCGGGGCATCGACCATGCTGTCCCTTGTGTGTGTACTGTGATTTCGAAATAAGCAGCATCTATATAAACCTGTGTGCCTGTTGTATCATTGCGTTTGTGAATTGTGGCCTGCACCATTGCGTGCGTGCGTCAGTTGGAAGGAGGCTTTTGCAGCTGTTCTCGGTGTTTtatccaaaagcatcaagaccATACATAACCCTGTTCTATTTCCAGAAACAAACGCAATACTTTCATGTACAAGATCAGGATATGTCGCAAGAGTTAGCAATGTGCAGAGAGTAAAATGGGCCGATACCTTTCCCTGCAATAAAAAGGCTGATACCAAAACTCCAGTTTTGGCACCGCGGATTCCAAACTCAGGCTAAATCACATCGCACAGAGCTTCCATGATTTAAGCACTCTGCCAGGGGAAAGAACGGCCCTTCATAGGTACAAAATAGGCGATTGTGTTGACCTACAACCGTGCTTATTACCTAGCCCAGCAAAAGCTATGTAAGGAGTACACACACATAATAACTTGCTTACCAAAAGGAGTGACAACGGACAGTGTCTATTTAACGGTTTCTTGTTTTGGAGGATTTTCAACCGTTGCTTCACTCGCTTGGGTGTCGATAGGCTCTACAGCAGCGGCCTCTGCTCTCCTCATCGCAATTTCTCTTTGCATTTTTATTTGCTCTTGCATTACTTTTGCCATCTCCTTCATTtgcttctcttctttctccatTTGCATGTCCGTTATGATCTGAGCATTCTTGTCAATCGGTTTGAAATATTCATCTATGGCAGTCTCCTGAAAATTAAGATGGAGAACAAGTTAGCAAGTCATTACATAATTGTGTACATAGACAACTGGCATTTGAGTTTGTTACCAGCAATCCTATAATAGTGAACTGGAAACCTAGACAAGAAATATGTCTATATGGGAACCCCAGAAAAAGCATGTTTCACATCAATCAAACATGAAGAAACCACTGTGTTGCACTATTGTCAAACTCTGTTTCTCACAGTACTTGACACAGACAGCTACAACTTGAGGTACAATTCATAATCCAGGTTGCAAGATTGTACATTAACTCATAAATAGCAACTTCCTAGAATACAAGCACGTTGAGCAATTAATTATATACTTGTAGCAGAGTATCTTACAGCTTCTTCTAGGTGCTGATTGAGAGTTTGCATCTGCTGAACCACTTGTCGAACCTCTGATAGAATAATTTGCTCTGGCTGTTTCCGCACCTCTTCCTTCCTAGCCTGAGCCTGAATAAATAATACTCAATTTCAAGTGCTATTGCCATTGAATACAATATTGGTTCTTGTTTAAATTAATATGTACATATGAAGGATGGTTTATGATGTTACCATGGATAATTTCAACCCTACTTTCTACCTGGAAAGCATGGTCTTAGTTTCAAGCCTGTTTGGTAGTTTCCTAATATTAGATTTATGATTATATAATCAGCAATGGTGCAATAAAAACTGATGAAATTGAGAGAGCATATACAGACATGTGATGATTTAGGACTTCATGTTTCTGTGCTACAACTAAGA contains:
- the LOC100831300 gene encoding acetyltransferase At1g77540 produces the protein MAKEGGAGEREAAEDSIVWREEARRFETPDGRAFLQYRLVALPRASSGGATPASAAMVMVHTYVPGSKRGRGLASRLCDAAFAHARRHGLRVIPTCSYISDTYLPRNPAWNELLCKDDEPKPSNTSSSM
- the LOC100838558 gene encoding uncharacterized protein LOC100838558; this translates as MDIPTEGICFTDVGGAAEWIIWYLQYIDNRVIYFDGWSGFGASAVLRSIADVLPSCRPSWSVCFDRIIHIDCSVWKNRREMQRVIAEELKLDRSVMAILDEADENDDFWGIPESSRNEMLGVSREIYRTLKDNRFVAIFHNGSDSEVDLYSCGVPPFGKFGDNFLIWTFGRRFLTIKDHDHGKQKLVEKLRLTHFLLYDRIRYLTGDQYYAVLCKEPVAIAAGMDPTMVADCHMYELFMHCSFDTTTKSDWAGHFPNYLICDGILQEDTAREISKVLHREITWESDASLLEDVLIKFKKHLKIPLLVLKENDAYEEGPYRWISITSTDITVHGMQHIPAEASSFLLASKRSAPPLALPNGLFARSSKLGVLILRCCSFDFASPPFVECNSLRFLGVDRCINDQTYEREDHTEWPCLNTLWVLDLRFTAWNEILSEEKIDLMANTRELNIEGDMCWQYTTRLQDRLPNLQKLRIIKPTQRPEATTNTCNSFVHKTKLEILDLSGNSEMETLPNSLSKASSLQVLVLDGCIGLEDVVLPDGLPHLLRSFSFDGYGPSSQWTPALELPPKHFRPSTTADKKEINVSKISLEGCTHLENFFIRGLANLLELDLSGSAIKTLDFETMVLEVPRLKRLFLLGCEHLRAIRWGESDISLELLCVDTRAQVGCPRPSLNQNTSSRLQVYAVLSDARLVRSLRHPVDKYISSGGDNKDVYLDIHVTSSSVHSESVQFEAICKEKKIVMYSGQVQRPVVPVGMYEDILSMVCVAPMQAFPEPPDTTNLDGHIEIAEESRGLDEHNFSEILQQHARSLHVHDVFIGAGFGGPGDWNLLKQCRMERCPKLDVVFPYWSYKFDELEIFWVLDLLMVRWICNKIYYHYDVDRPFRNLRHLHLGSCPRLQYVLPVWFSSFPSLETLHIIHCGDLKDVFVLNYNYPANGVPFPKLTTIHLHDLPALKQICEVDMVAPALETIKIRGCWSLRRLPVVEARGPGVKKPTVEIEKDVWDKLEWDGAEASHYEAPVHCRYYKKKLPRGSVLR
- the LOC100831603 gene encoding uncharacterized protein LOC100831603, which encodes MDRLVQFGRKAWFVVRVLSGYEERRIRSYRLQLHKRLEMAQARKEEVRKQPEQIILSEVRQVVQQMQTLNQHLEEAETAIDEYFKPIDKNAQIITDMQMEKEEKQMKEMAKVMQEQIKMQREIAMRRAEAAAVEPIDTQASEATVENPPKQETVK